The Montipora capricornis isolate CH-2021 chromosome 3, ASM3666992v2, whole genome shotgun sequence genome window below encodes:
- the LOC138040685 gene encoding putative aminopeptidase W07G4.4: MGTDLRQPCPVVPVYSPKQDGFDSFILVCENLDWGNSAWDFLKDPILKAATVDQAVGVETLLFLYKDTFVIHSPTGPVNRDYDDVRRYSEAAAKGIKRALKAGSKSPLLVTIPGKTFPNAWSVSLLGALHELYVPLELREAFPEKQQKVDQLGVVVHDQNDNNILNIRKGGRSVS, translated from the exons ATGGGCACAGATCTGAG ACAACCTTGCCCTGTGGTTCCTGTGTATAGTCCAAAGCAAGATGGATTCGACTCCTTTATTCTTGTTTGTGAAAATCTCGACTGGGGTAATTCCGCATGGGATTTTCTTAAAGAcccaattctaaaagctgcaaCG GTTGACCAAGCAGTTGGAGTGGAAACATTGTTGTTTCTGTACAAAGATACGTTTGTG ATTCATTCACCCACGGGACCTGTGAACAGAGATTATGATGATGTGAGACGATACAGTGAGGCTGCAGCTAAAGGAATAAAACG GGCTTTAAAGGCTGGCAGTAAATCTCCACTCTTGGTTACTATCCCGGGCAAAACCTTTCCAAATGCATGGTCTGTTTCATTGCTTGGGGCTCTTCATGAACTCTATGTG CCACTTGAACTGAGAGAGGCGTTTCCAGAGAAGCAACAAAAAGTAGATCAGCTTGGAGTCGTGGTTCATGATCAG AATGACAACAACATCCTTAACATAAGAAagggagggaggtctgtatcataa